The following proteins are encoded in a genomic region of Opisthocomus hoazin isolate bOpiHoa1 chromosome 4, bOpiHoa1.hap1, whole genome shotgun sequence:
- the MALSU1 gene encoding mitochondrial assembly of ribosomal large subunit protein 1, with protein sequence MWRAVAGGRRRLLLRPLSAAAGAALRPEPPPRVAGAVRRGCAAAGGAGALRAAAARFQAADAVLPEFNIDFVVALLRQENAKDICVIQLPPEIKYCNYFIIVSGSSTRHLHAMAHYMLKMYKHRKEESDPHTQIEGKETDDWLCIDFGSIVIHFMLPETREVYELEKLWTLGSYDDQLAQMTPLSLPEDFIFGLPPNSNDHPETRT encoded by the exons atgTGGCGAGCggtggcgggggggcggcggcggctgctgctgcggcctCTCTCCGCTGCGGCGGGGGCCGCCCTCCGGCCGGAGCCGCCCCCTCGGGTGGCCGGGGCTGTccgccggggctgcgcggcggcgggaggcgccggggcgctgcgggcggcggcggcacgGTTCCAGGCGGCAG ATGCTGTGCTTCCAGAGTTCAACATTGACTTTGTTGTAGCTCTGCTGAGGCAAGAAAATGCTAAAGATATCTGTGTCATTCAGCTACCtccagaaataaaatactgtaattattttataattGTGAGCGGATCTTCGACACGACACCTCCATGCAATGGCACATTACATGCTGAAAATG TACAAGCATCGCAAAGAAGAAAGTGATCCTCATACTCAGATTGAAGGAAAGGAGACAGATGACTGGCTGTGCATTGATTTTG GTAGCATAGTGATACATTTCATGCTGCCAGAGACCCGAGAGGTTTATGAATTGGAGAAGCTGTGGACTCTTGGTTCCTATGATGACCAGTTAGCACAGATGACTCCACTGTCATTGCCAGAAGACTTTATATTTGGACTGCCTCCTAACAGCAATGATCATCCTGAGACAAGAACTTAA